DNA from Desulfotomaculum sp.:
CAAAGAAGAGGCAAGGAACCACCCTTACCGTCATGTTCTGACACGGGCGCTGGGCGTAGAGCTGAATATGGAAACTGATATTGATCATTTTCAGCTTTTGCCGGGGGATATAATACTTTTATGCTCGGATGGTTTATCCGGTTTTGTCAGTGATGAAACTATTCTGCAGGTAGTTTTAAACGCCGCCGATCTTGACCAGGCGGTGAATGCGCTTGTTCAATGCGCTTTAAACGCCGGAGGAGCTGACAATGTTTCAGTAGTTTTAGTGGCTGTTGATTAATTTAATAAGACAAAAAATCCGTTATTCTTGCGTAATATACTTATTGTACTTATTGGAGAAGTTAAACCATAAAGACTTTTGGAGTTGGGTACTATGATTGGTAAGACGCTTGGGGGCAGGTATGAAATAATTGAGGAACTCGGCAGCGGGGGAACAGCCGTTGTTTACAAAGGCCTGGATGCCTCCCTTGGACGTCCCGTGACAATTAAAATTCTGCGGGCGGAATATACAACCGATTACGACTTTGTAAGGCGTTTTCAACACGAGGCGAGGGCGGTTGCCAGCCTTTGCCATCCCAATATTGTCAGTCTTTACGATGTTGGCCAGGAAGGAAATATACATTACCTGGTCATGGAATATGTACACGGGGATAATCTGAAGGCAATCATTGCCAAAGAAGGACCTTTGTCCCCTGCAAGGGCAATCCATATAGTGTGTCAAGTTTGTGAGGCGCTTACGCATGCCCATGAAAATAATATAGTCCATCGGGACGTAAAACCGCATAATATTTTGATAACCAGGGAAGGATGGGCAAAATTAAGCGACTTTGGTATTGCACGGGATGTAACAGGAACCACGCTTACTTATACGAGTTCCTTTATCGGTTCGGTGCATTACCTGTCACCGGAACAGGCGCGCGGGCAGTTGGCTGACCAGAGGTCCGACCTTTATTCACTGGGTGTTGTCCTTTATGAAATGTTAACGGGTTCTGTTCCCTATCAGGGAGACAACCTTATTGCAGTGGCCTTAAAACACATTCAGGACGAACCTGAGCGCCCTTCAAAGCTAAATGAAAAGATAACTCCGCAGCTGGAAGAAGTAATTCTACGTGCAATAGCCAAGGACCCTTCTAAAAGATTTCAAAACGGGCGGGAACTATCCCTGCTTTTACGGGAATCGTTGTCAAAAAACAAGGGTGAGCCGGCGGAAAACGGCGCCTTTGAAAATACAGCGACGGGATTGTTTGAACCTTTAGTTGAAGAGGAAGAAAAGGAGGAACCTGATATTGCCGTTGTAAAAAAACGAAAAATGCGTACTTTGAGTGTGCTGATTGGCAGCCTGTTGTTAATTTTGATTGTAGCCGGGGCTGCCTTTGCTTTTAACAAGTTTTATTTTAATATACCCGAAATTAAAGTGCCGGATATTGTTAACAAAAGCCAGGAGGAAGCTGAAAAGACTCTCACCGAACTGGGACTTAAAGTTCAGGTTGTTAAAGAGCATAATGACGATGTGGCTGAAGGTTACGTAATTGACCAGGATATAGGTCCGGATGATCCCGCAGTCAAGCCGCCAAGGCTAATCAAGCTTACTGTCAGCCTGGGCAAAGATCTCCGGGAAGTACCCGGCTTGTATAAATTAACCATTCTAGACGCCAAAGCCCAGGTTACCCGGGCAGGATTAAAAATAAGCGAACCGGTCCAAGAGGGAAACAATGATAACGTCACGGAAGGCTGCATATATCAGCAGTATCCGTCCCCCGGTGAGAAAAAACCTGCCGGGAGCTATGTTACGGTTTATGTTTCACTGGGTAAAAACGTAGCTAAAACACAGGTCCCCCGCCTTATTGGCCTGACCATAGAACAGGCCAGGGCGGAGCTAAGCAAAACGAATCTGAAACTGGATGAAAAATTTGAATGGGCAGATTTTGACAGCGCCGATTATCTTTCCGGACAGATTTTGTCGCAGGAGCCTGAAGCAGGCAGCGATGTGACGGAAGATACTGCCGTCAAGGTTGTCTTAAGCAGGGGGCCTGGCCCTTCGCCTAATAGTGTTAGAGTAAAGATACCGGTTCCGGATGATGGACGAAGTCACGATGTAAGGATAAGCCTTGAAGATATAAGGGGTACGAAGGATGTCTATGTCAACTCGCATGCCCCCGGCGATGAAGTATCCCAGGTTGTCCGTTATTACGGGGGCGGCACAATAAGGGTCTACATTGACGGCTCGATGGTTAAAGACCAGAACCTGTGATTAGCTTTTTAAATAATTTTTAGGAGGTTTTTGTGCTCACTCAAGGGGTTGTAGTTAAGGTTTACGGCGGTTTTTACTACATAAGGGCGGGAAACGCAGTATGGGAATGTGTCCTGCGGGGACGTTTCCGGATCGGACAGCAGCGTGTGCTGGTGGGTGATAACGTAGAATTTATTATTCAGAATGAAAGATCCGGAATTGTTGAAACTGTTTTCCCCAGGAGAAACGCTCTTTTGCGTCCCAGGGTAGTTAACGTCGAGCAGGCGGTTATCGTCCTGGCAACCCGTAACCCTTACCCCAATCCGCTTTTGCTTGATCGTTTTCTCATTCAGGCAAAGGATGCGGGTATCAGG
Protein-coding regions in this window:
- the pknB gene encoding Stk1 family PASTA domain-containing Ser/Thr kinase; this translates as MIGKTLGGRYEIIEELGSGGTAVVYKGLDASLGRPVTIKILRAEYTTDYDFVRRFQHEARAVASLCHPNIVSLYDVGQEGNIHYLVMEYVHGDNLKAIIAKEGPLSPARAIHIVCQVCEALTHAHENNIVHRDVKPHNILITREGWAKLSDFGIARDVTGTTLTYTSSFIGSVHYLSPEQARGQLADQRSDLYSLGVVLYEMLTGSVPYQGDNLIAVALKHIQDEPERPSKLNEKITPQLEEVILRAIAKDPSKRFQNGRELSLLLRESLSKNKGEPAENGAFENTATGLFEPLVEEEEKEEPDIAVVKKRKMRTLSVLIGSLLLILIVAGAAFAFNKFYFNIPEIKVPDIVNKSQEEAEKTLTELGLKVQVVKEHNDDVAEGYVIDQDIGPDDPAVKPPRLIKLTVSLGKDLREVPGLYKLTILDAKAQVTRAGLKISEPVQEGNNDNVTEGCIYQQYPSPGEKKPAGSYVTVYVSLGKNVAKTQVPRLIGLTIEQARAELSKTNLKLDEKFEWADFDSADYLSGQILSQEPEAGSDVTEDTAVKVVLSRGPGPSPNSVRVKIPVPDDGRSHDVRISLEDIRGTKDVYVNSHAPGDEVSQVVRYYGGGTIRVYIDGSMVKDQNL